A single window of Colletotrichum destructivum chromosome 9, complete sequence DNA harbors:
- a CDS encoding Putative pyruvate carboxyltransferase, alpha-isopropylmalate/homocitrate synthase — MIDAATIRNKYGGRVPPPVPLANREWPSKEMTKCPEFLSHDLRDGNQASPIPMTFNQKVIIFKSLVSLGFKEIELGYIGASKSDNDFVRHVVETPNLVPDDVCIQVCSPCREDALLQTVKSLHGAKKANVFTYIGCSDSLREVVLRMTEDEWVERARSCAAYVRSLIKDGGPYAEGTEWSFSFGFEDFSNARVEAVIRCAEAVKAAWKPTVDDKMVLGVAASVEVSPPNVFADRVEYLLKNLSDRDTFRFGVHPHNDRGCAVAAAELACLAGADRVDGCAFGHGERGGNVDMIIVAANAMTMGLDPGLDLSRLDEVATTYAEVTNMPVPPRTPYSGSFYFRAFSGLHQDAISKGLRARQSASADAPWQVPYLPLDPSDLGRDMRDCVVGITSQSGKAGTAWVLSEMLGLRNIPVDLLRLFQGVVQQLAERAEEERKSISNRDVCQAFCNVFHIGTMGQAPLPALLAGTNNSGIFSLDDILSALDKDDPAETHAALARVLNLPDHVEISVQCETLDGSPSEVLPGSTVAYAKLTTADTVTDWGVGVGDGETDASIRAVVSAFVAAGYLRLRESSTQQQAANALSGGPTEHRPALSRSFEFQAVETI, encoded by the exons ATGATCGATGCCGCGACAATCCGTAACAAGTATGGCGGCCGGGTGCCGCCGCCAGTACCACTTGCGAACCGCGAATGGCCGTCCAAAGAGATGACAAAGTGCCCCGAGTTCCTGTCCCACGACCTCCGCGATGGCAACCAAGCTTCGCCCATTCCTATG ACTTTCAACCAAAAAGTCATCATCTTCAAGAGCCTGGTCTCACTAGGTTTCAAGGAGATAGAGCTCGGGTACATCGGCGCCTCCAAGAGCGACAACGACTTCGTCCGTCATGTGGTCGAGACGCCCAACCTCGTGCCGGACGACGTGTGCATCCAGGTCTGCTCCCCTTGCCGAGAAGACGCCCTCCTCCAGACCGTCAAGAGCCTCCACGGCGCGAAAAAGGCCAACGTCTTCACATACATCGGCTGCAGCGACTCCCTGCGCGAAGTGGTGCTCAGGATGACCGAGGACGAATGGGTCGAGCGCGCGCGGTCGTGCGCCGCCTACGTGCGGTCCCTCATTAAGGACGGCGGCCCTTATGCCGAGGGCACGGAATGGTCGTTCAGCTTCGGTTTCGAAGACTTCTCCAACGCCcgggtcgaggccgtcatACGGTGCgctgaggccgtcaaggcaGCGTGGAAGCCgaccgtcgacgacaagatggTCCTCGGGGTGGCCGCGAGCGTCGAGGTGTCGCCGCCCAACGTCTTTGCTGACCGGGTCGAGTACCTGCTCAAGAACCTGTCGGACCGTGACACGTTCCGCTTCGGTGTACACCCGCACAACGACCGCGGATGCGCCGtggcggccgccgagctcgcctGCTTGGCCGGTGCGGACCGCGTCGACGGCTGTGCCTTTGGGCACGGGGAGCGGGGTGGCAACGTCGACATGATCATCGtggccgccaacgccatgACGATGGGTCTCGATCCGGGTCTCGACCTGAGCCGTCTCGACGAGGTGGCCACGACGTACGCCGAGGTCACCAACATGCCGGTGCCCCCGCGAACTCCGTACTCGGGGTCGTTCTACTTCCGCGCGTTCAGCGGGCTTCACCAAgacgccatctccaaggGGCTTCGCGCGCGTCAGAGCGCGTCGGCAGACGCGCCCTGGCAGGTCCCGTATCTGCCTCTCGACCCGAgcgacctcggccgcgacaTGCGGGActgcgtcgtcggcatcaccaGCCAGAgcggcaaggccggcacCGCATGGGTTCTGAGCGAGATGCTGGGTCTCCGAAACATCCCGGTCGACTTGCTACGTCTTTTCCAAGGCGTCgtgcagcagctggccgaacgagcggaagaagagcgcAAGAGCATCAGCAACCGCGATGTCTGCCAGGCATTCTGTAATGTTTTCCACATCGGCACGATGGGGCAAGCTCCTCTGCCTGCCTTACTGGCGGGCACAAACAATTCCGGAATCTTTTCACTGGATGATATCCTCTCGGCTCTGGACAAGGACGACCCGGCCGAAACCCACGCGGCTCTGGCGCGGGTGTTGAACCTCCCCGACCACGTCGAGATCTCCGTACAATGTGAAACCTTGGACGGGTCGCCGAGCGAGGTGTTGCCTGGCAGCACCGTGGCCTACGCAAAACTCACAACCGCCGACACGGTCACAGACTGGGGAGTTGGTGTGGGGGACGGAGAGACGGATGCCTCAATACGCGCTGTCGTCTCAGCCTTCGTC GCTGCTGGGTATTTGCGCCTTCGGGAGTCCAGCACTCAACAACAAGCCGCCAATGCGTTGAGTGGGGGACCAACTGAACATCGTCCTGCTCTCTCCCGTTCTTTTGAGTTCCAAGCCGTTGAGACTATCTAG
- a CDS encoding Putative hydroxylase/desaturase AsaB: MSAMHDFRPVRTTLNFIKVKGDGSDDLVSYMDKPETQVKPFDTREVTVHDVSGHEDHFTLERHGFQWFRHTSPFKDFDDERLIKEVYYPETEELLRELLGVKRVIAANHMVRRGDRVDHPAKPCHKVHFDSSISYAHQLLHDFFPGEADELMKYRVVMVNAWRPLAPVLRDPLCIGEAHSVPPEDEVTISIRHSTDETIPKMETNEVRYGEGHKWFYKSGMTPDDVLVFKTFDSKTDGRARRVAHSAFEETPSAADGLPGRQSIELRAFVFYESETWD; the protein is encoded by the exons ATGTCGGCTATGCACGATTTCCGCCCAGTGCGCACAACGTTGAACTTTATCAAGGTGAAGGGAGATGGCTCGGATGATCTCGTGTCGTACATGGACAAGCCCGAGACGCAGGTAAAGCCCTTCGACACCAGGGAGGTGACGGTCCACGATGTCAGTGGTCATGAAGACCATTTCACACTGGAGCGGCATGGCTTCCAGTGGTTTCGTCACACTTCGCCGTTCAaggactttgacgacgagcGCCTGATTAAAGAAGTCTACTATCCAGAAACGGAGGAGCTGCTGCGCGAATT GCTAGGTGTGAAGCGGGTGATCGCGGCGAACCATATGGTCCGCCGTGGTGACCGAGTCGACCATCCGGCAAAGCCCTGTCACAAGGTGCACTTCGACTCTTCCATATCGTACGCCCACCAGCTCCTTCACGACTTCTTCcccggcgaggccgacgagctcaTGAAGTACCGCGTCGTCATGGTCAACGCCTGGAGGCCACTGGCGCCCGTCTTACGGGATCCTCTATGCATCGGCGAGGCCCACAGCGTGCcccccgaggacgaggtcacGATCAGCATCCGCCACAGCACGGATGAGACCATCCCCAAGATGGAGACCAACGAGGTCCGGTACGGCGAGGGCCACAAGTGGTTCTACAAATCAGGCATGAcgcccgacgacgtcctggTCTTCAAGACCTTTGACAGCAAGACGGACGGCAGGGCTAGAAGGGTGGCGCATTCCGCATTTGAAGAGACTCCCTCGGCCGCTGATGGGTTGCCCGGAAGGCAAAGCATTGAGCTGCGAGCGTTTGTATTTTACGAAAGCGAGACTTGGGACTGA
- a CDS encoding Putative isopropylmalate dehydrogenase, translating to MALEHDILVFEGDYAGPEVVREGIKVLREVERLNKGTKFNLKYRLIGGSSWDAEGVTISQSTLSEAASVSAVLLGAVGGPKWSSTAVPVESGLGKLRKAMDAFGNLRPINFVAPSLVEQSALKTERCAGTSMVIVRELTGGMYFGEKTEHDGSFNMAADTDLYTRAEIERAARLAGKLATATSPPQPVISLDKANALASCGRLWRGVVSQVMAAEFPHVPLQHMLIDTAAMVMASNPTRLNGVVLTSNMFGDIISDEGAAIIGSIGLLPSASLCGIPETLDGGGRVRGIYEPIHGSAPDIAGQGIINPVGMILSVAMMLKYSLDMPLAAAAVEKAVGEALQSGVRTPDLGGSASTAEFGDAVVAALVG from the exons ATGGCCTTGGAACACGACATCCTCGTTTTTGAAGGCGACTATGCTGGTCCTGAG GTGGTTCGCGAGGGCATCAAG GTTCTACGCGAGGTTGAACGCCTAAACAAGGGGACAAAGTTCAATCTAAAGTACCGTCTCATCGGCGGG AGTTCCTGGGACGCTGAGGGAGTGACGATCTCTCAAAGCACCCTTTCCGAAGCTGCCTCGGTTTCGGCTGTCTTACTCGGAGCAGTGGGGGGACCG AAATGGTCTTCCACTGCCGTCCCTGTAGAGTCAGGGCTCGGCAAACTGCGCAAGGCCATGGACGCCTTCGGCAACCTCCGTCCCATCAACTTCgtcgcgccgtcgctggTGGAGCAGTCGGCCCTGAAGACGGAGCGGTGCGCGGGGACCAGCATGGTGATTGTCCGGGAACTGACGGGAGGCATGTACTTTGGCGAGAAGACGGAGCACGACGGGTCGTTCAACATGGCCGCCGACACGGACCTGTACACGAGAGCCGAGATAGAGCGAGCGGCTCGGCTGGCGGGTAAGCTGGCCACGGCCACCAGCCCGCCGCAGCCCGTCATCAGCCTCGACAAAGCAAACGCCCTGGCGTCGTGTGGCCGTCTCTGGAGGGGTGTGGTGAGCCAAGTCATGGCCGCCGAGTTCCCCCACGTTCCACTGCAGCATATGCTGATCGacacggcggccatggtcaTGGCGAGCAACCCCACCCGACTGAACGGCGTGGTGCTGACGAGTAACATGTTTGGCGACATAATCAGCGACGAAGGGGCGGCCATCATTGGTAGTATCGGGCTGCTCCCTAGCGCCAGCCTGTGTGGGATTCCCGAAACTCTGGACGGCGGAGGCAGGGTTCGTGGTATCTACGAGCCTATCCACG GGTCCGCGCCGGACATTGCTGGGCAGGGGATCATCAACCCGGTGGGCATGATCCTCTCGGTGGCCATGATGTTGAAGTATTCCCTGGACATGCCtctggctgccgccgccgtggaaAAAGCAGTGGGCGAGGCGTTGCAAAGCGGCGTGCGGACCCCGGACCTCGGCGGGtccgcctcgacggccgagttTGGAGATGCCGTCGTGGCTGCGTTGGTTGGGTGA
- a CDS encoding Putative ankyrin repeat-containing domain superfamily has product MQKRCHVAGQSSYGGSSWLGVPSDASSGMNAEHGLESVQAETQRTLMRLHTSGSGSDASMTYRGNLGDLGLGVAGVDMPEQTHANTLPESRNETIEVRVNEPRGGRESHLQLEDTEPFNPVSPSDFFQFSPSSGSDKFDPMLGFNTESPGLPSTYQSINTPSTSQWATPQAGLRESKRQPSHASPESLDKTDAPGPVATEGDATSMPGSRLERRSSKAGNHAEPVAARRRPPQVDDDEWSTPLLAAAGRGHVQIVKLLVKSGADLESKSKSGKSCLFWAVEMRQMETVKCCLDLGADLGAVRDESGLGLFHRAVLDDDVPLLEVLLECCARLGERGREWVHMTDHHNRTPLYLAAEMGKAEIAELFVKAGADVNRR; this is encoded by the exons ATGCAAAAGCGGTGTCATGTAGCTGGGCAGAGCAGCTATGGCGGCTCTTCTTGGCTGGGCGTTCCGTCGGATGCGTCGTCGGGCATGAATGCCGAACACGGGTTAGAAAGCGTCCAGGCAGAGACACAACGGACCTTGATGCGGCTTCACACCTCCGGCTCAGGCTCAGATGCCAGTATGACTTATCGCGGTAATTTGGGAGACTTGGGCTTGGGAGTCGCCGGTGTGGACATGCCGGAGCAGACACATGCCAACACGCTACCGGAGTCGAGGAACGAGACCATCGAAGTGAGGGTGAACGAGCCCCGAGGAGGTAGAGAGTCACACCTGCAGTTGGAAGACACGGAGCCA TTCAACCCCGTTTCACCGTCCGACTTCTTTCAATTTTCTCCGTCCTCCGGCTCGGACAAATTCGACCCCATGCTCGGCTTCAACACCGAGTCTCCCGGCCTGCCCAGCACGTATCAGAGCATCAAcacgccctcgacgtcaCAGTGGGCGACGCCACAGGCTGGGCTTCGAGAAAGCAAAAGACAACCCAGCCACGCTTCTCCAGAATCCCTCGATAAGACGGATGCACCTGGACCAGTAGCAACAGAGGGAGACGCGACTTCCATGCCCGGCTCACGATTGGAAAGACGCTCTTCTAAAGCCGGGAACCATGCTGAGCCTGTCGCTGCAAGACGGCGCCCGCCACAGGTAGATGACGACGAGTGGTCGACGCCGCTCCTGGCAGCCGCTGGGAGAGGCCACGTTCAGATTGTGAAGCTCCTTGTCAAGAGCGGTGCGGATCTCGAGTCCAAGAGCAAGTCGGGCAAGTCGTGTCTCTTCTGGGCCGTGGAGATGAGGCAGATGGAAACTGTAAAGTGCTGTCTGGACCTGGGGGCCGATCTGGGAGCGGTGCGGGACGAGTCCGGGCTGGGCTTGTTCCACAGGGCGGTCTTGGATGACGACGTTCCTCTCCTCGAGGTGTTGCTCGAATGCTGTGCCAGGCTGGGTGAAAGGGGGCGGGAATGGGTTCACATGACGGATCATCACAACCGCACGCCGTTATACTTGGCTGCGGAGATGGGAAAGGCGGAGATTGCAGAGCTTTTTGTCAAAGCAGGGGCGGACGTGAATCGGAGGTGA
- a CDS encoding Putative O-methyltransferase domain, S-adenosyl-L-methionine-dependent methyltransferase superfamily, with translation MASSSDSRLIELARSIVEHATAVDAYLQQNGLLSKLTGSAADINSPPWMPMPDMAAEDSRQKTMAACQELRGLLGGPVLPLLVDWTKPVILRIIIQLRLAELVPLQPANGAVGTPFADVAGLMRPPLSEGSVRRILRHAATHGIFCEPSEGLVAHTATSALLARQPPLRDLVTYGMLEMLPAGMRLADALQRFPGSQDPNDTGSALANLERELLSLDAHPPAANNNDSDRDAAVALSDRKSLWQIHSEEPEVARRFHAVMMHEFSDVGALLDEFLGQIGIEGKKIVDVGGGRGALAVQVASKSPTTRFIVQDSEDNAREGQKSLPAELQERVQFMAHDFFSLQPVKDADIYFFRWILHDWSDEYAVKIIRSLIPALRPGARVILNELVVPRPGTESPEVIKSALSYDLAMMALFNGQERSLEEWQYLFHHTDERFRFVACRTKRPGELSLLEFVWDS, from the exons ATGGCCTCATCCTCCGATTCACGCCTCATTGAGCTCGCCCGCAGCATCGTGGAGCACGCAACCGCCGTGGACGCGTATCTGCAGCAAAATGGGCTCCTCTCGAAACTCACGGGGAGTGCCGCCGACATCAACAGTCCTCCCTGGATGCCCATGCCGGAcatggcggccgaggactCGCGGCAGAAGACCATGGCCGCATGCCAGGAGCTGCGCGGGCTCCTCGGCGGGCCGGTGCTGCCACTCCTCGTCGACTGGACGAAGCCGGTGATTCTGCGTATCATTATACAGCTGCGGCTGGCAGAGCTGGTCCCCCTGCAACctgccaacggcgccgtggGAACACCgttcgccgacgtcgccggcttGATGCGCCCACCGCTCAGCGAGGGCTCCGTCCGCCGGATCCTCCGCCATGCCGCAACGCACGGCATATTCTGCGAGCCTTCCGAGGGGCTCGTGGCCCAtacggcgacctcggcgctgCTCGCCCGCCAGCCCCCCCTCAGGGATCTCGTTACTTACGGTATGCTGGAGATGCTGCCCGCGGGCATGCGGCTGGCCGATGCTCTGCAGCGGTTCCCGGGCAGCCAGGACCCCAACGACACGGGATCCGCCCTGGCAAACCTTGAGCGGGAGCTCCTGTCTCTGGATGCCCACccccccgccgccaacaacaacgatAGCGACAGGGATGCCGCGGTGGCGCTTTCGGACCGGAAGAGCCTGTGGCAGATCCACTCGGAGGAGCCCGAGGTCGCAAGGCGCTTCCACGCAGTCATGATGCACGAGTTCTCTGACGTGGGCGCCCTCTTGGATGAGTTCCTCGGCCAGATCGGGATCGAAGGGAAGAAGATCGTGGACGTgggcggcggaagaggagcgCTGGCAGTCCAGGTGGCCAGCAAGAGTCCCACCACCCGCTTCATCGTGCAGGATTCGGAAGACAATGCCAGAGAAGGGCAGAAGAGTCTCCCCGCCGAGCTCCAGGAGAGGGTGCAGTTCATGGCTCA cgacttcttctccctgcAGCCGGTCAAGGACGCCGACATCTACTTCTTCCGCTGGATCCTTCACGACTGGAGCGACGAGTACGCCGTCAAGATCATACGCAGCCTCATTCCGGCGTTGCGTCCCGGTGCGAGGGTGATCCTGAATGAGCTGGTAGTACCTAGGCCGGGGACTGAGTCGCCCGAAGTCATCAAATCAGCACT GAGTTATGacttggcgatgatggccttgttCAACGGACAGGAGCGGAGCTTGGAAGAATGGCAGTATCTTTTCCACCACACCGATGAGAGATTCAGGTTTGTGGCCTGTAGAACCAAGAGGCCAGGAGAATTATCTCTATTAGAATTCGTCTGGGACAGTTAG